taggacgtgagtctcaaggcctctatcacctcacctcggattcatctcctgcagtttgcatttccactgatgctcctctcctcattcacaatcgtctgggccaccctaatctctccaagttccagaagatggtccctcgtttttccattTTATCGTCACTtccatgtgagtcatgtcagcttgggaaacatactcgtgtctcgttcccaaagcgtttgaataatcgggcaaagtctccttttgagcttgtccacattgatgtttggggtccttgtcggactgcgtctactttaggatttcagtattttgtcactttcattgatgactattctcgatgtacttggttatttttaatgaaaaatcgagctgagttattctctattttccagaaattttatgctgaaatccaaacccagttcaatatttctattcgtgtgttacgcagtgacaatgccagggaatatttttcatcaccatttacttcgtttatgtcccatcatgggattcttcatcagtcttcttgtgctcatactcctcaacaaaatggggtagctgaacgcaagaatcgacatcttgttgagacagctcgtactctcctcctccacagtaatgttccttttcgtttttggggggacgctgttcttaccgcttgttatttgattaatcgtatgccctcctctgtcttacatgatcagattcctcactcccttctcttcactgaccaaccactttatttccttcctcctcgtgtctttggttgtacttgctttgttcatattctcactcctggacaggacaagctttccgccaaagccatgaagtgtctcttcttgggatactccagacttcagaagggttatcgttgttattcccttgagactcatcgatactttatctccgctgatgtcaccttctttgaggactcaccattcttttccaccacttctgagtctcttcctgtttctgaagtcttgcctattcccattgtctccccacctgatgctatgcctcctcgaccacttcaggtttatcatcgtcgccctcgtgtcgttgctcctctcccttttgctgaggcacctgctgactcacttcctatcccttcggcttcacctacctcggctctgccttctcctaatgacttacccattgctgttcggaaaggtactcgctctactcgtaatcctcatcctatttacaattttttgagttatcatcgattatcttcaccctattctgcttttgtttctgctatatcctctgtttctcttccaaagagcacccatgaagctctttcccatccaggctggcgacaggcaatggtggatgaaatgactgctctgcactctaatggcacttgggatcttgttgttttaccctcgggtaaatctaccgttggctgtcgttgggtctacacagttaaggttggtcctgatggtcaggttgatcgcctaaaggcccgcttagttgctaaaggctatactcaggtttatggttctgattatggtgacacattctctcctgttgccaagattgcttctgtccgtctgcttctctccatggctgccatgtgttcttggcctctttatcaattggatattaaaaatgccttccttcatggtgatcttgccgaggaggtttatatggagcaacctcctggttttgttgctcagggggagtctggtttagtatgcaggttacgccgttctctatatggcttgaaacaatctcctcgagcatggtttggccgttttagttctgttgttcaagagtttggcatgcttcgcagtacagcagaccattcagttttctatcatcataactctttggggcagtgtatttatctggttgtttatgtggacgacatcgtcattacaggcagtgatcagaatggtattcagaaactaaagcaacacctttttacccactttcagaccaaagacttggggaaactcaagtatttcttgggaattgagatagctcaatccagttctgctgtggtcctttcccaaaggaagtatgctttagacatcctggaagaaaccggtatgttagactgtaaaccggtagacacacctatggatcctaatgtcaaacttgtaccaggacagggggagcctttaggagaccccaggagatatcgacggcttgtaggtaaattgaactatctcaccattactcgtccagacatttcttttcctgtgagtgttgttagtcaattcctacagtcaccatgtgatagccattgggatgctgtaatccgcattcttcgatatatcaaaagtacgccaggccaaggtgtgttgtacgataacagaggtcatactcaggttgttggttacacagatgcagattgggctggctcacccacagatagacgttccacttcagggtactgtgtttttattggaggtaatctaatatcttggaagagtaagaaacaagatgtagtggccagatctagcgctgaagccgagtatcgagctatgactttggcaacatgtgaactcatatggttgagacatcttcttcgagagttgagatttggaaaggatgaacagatgaaactcatatgtgataaccaggccgcattacatattgcatccaatccagtctttcatgaaaggaccaaacatattgaagttgactgtcatttcattagagagaagatcgcatcaggatgtgttgctacaagttttgttaattcaaatgatcaactagctgacatcttcactaaatctctcagaggtcctaggattgaatatatttgtaacaagcttggtgcatatgacgtatatgctccaacttgagggggagtgttgaatataatgtatttatagtgtataacctttccttgttaatataggacacatatatggtaggacacatgtatggtagttaggactcttagccttgtaggactcttagccttgtatatatatatatttttcaattgcaagtagatcattacattaatgagaatcaaggtctttcttctttctctctctctcaacaatcATGAAACAATTTCCCTTCTCATTATACATCATGTCTTGATAAAAAGTATATTCTTGATATTTTCAGAGAGTTTAGAGCTATGACACAAGAAATAGGTGAATTACTTTGGCGGAAAATAATTCTTGATGATCCAGGAGTGAAGTGGAATGAGGCTATAAAGCTATATtgctttaataaattattaattaatattgcTCACAACCCAAGTCAACATGATTGTACCAAATATATTGAAGTGGATCAACATTTTATCAAAGAGAAGTTAAATAGTGGATTGATCTATCCTCCTTATGTTTCAATTGATAGACAACTTCTTGATATTCTAACAAATGGTCTATCAAGTCGGTCATTCCAGAAGATGACTTGCAAATTGGAAGCAGATAATATCACTCACCAGCTTAAAGGGGAGTGTTAACTAATCTGATTAAGATACCAAGGAATTGACTccctaatttttgaaatttgattgaaaGGGAATTAATACTTTGATTTATAGTATTGTACAgttatatatttcctattttattttttctgattTGTAGGGTATAAGATTTCTAAACTTTCTTTGTAtaattcagtttcctaattttgttgaattgtacactataaatattgTATCATTTTGTTGGAAATGTAATGaataaaatcattctttttcatATGTTGAAAGGATGCTACTTTTTCGAGATTTAAATGATGGAAGATAATCagtaaaatcatattttaaggTGCTATTGTTTGTCACTTCTTCTGTTTTCCATGGCTCAAGCAGATGATATTTGtgtgttttagtgtttttgggTCTCCTCTGCAAAGGATGCAGTTGATATTTAGCTGGCATGGTAATTTGTTGGATTTTCTTCTCTATCTTCCTTCTTTCATTAATCCCTTTCCCTAGGAAACCCTTCTTGACCTGTCAAGTGAAGTTCAATATCTCCAGtaaatttctctaaaaaaaagaaaaaaaacacatgggGATGAGAATTCATTTCTTTAGGGCCATCCGAAAGGATATTATTTCACCAATTTGTACTAAATAATTAGATAGACTTTCTAATCAAATTCACTGTAGCTCTCATAATGATGATTTGATTCTCATAAATAAGTTGCATCATCATTCATAATTCAAGCTGCACCACAAGCAATATCTGAACTTGCATTAATGCAAGAATCAGGCCAACAGTCAAGTCATCCATGTACCTTTTGATCCATTTCTTTTTACTTGATATATTTTTCACTTTGATAAGAAGGATTGGGAGAAGGCTTTTGGAGATAGGCTTGTTTAAGCTTCATTTAACAAGTCAGGATATTATTTGGGGGCATTTGAAAGGATATAATTTCACCAATTTGTACTAAATAATTTGATAAGACTTTCTAATCAAATTCACTGTAGCACTCATAACGATGATTTGATTCTCATAAATAAGTTGCATCATCATTCTTTATTCAAGCTCCACCACAAGTAATATCTGAACCTGCACTAATGCAAGAATCGGGCGAATAGTCAAGTCATCTATGTACCTTCTTAtctgtttctttttattcaacATATTTTTCACTTTGATCAGAAGAAACCCACAACCCTTGGTATGGCATGGTGGTTATGGAAGAAAGGATTGAGTGTATGATTGTAGGGATTTGTTAGACGGccgattttttttaaagcttaaacTTGTAGAATTTAggcccacaatgtatatcaatGCACTCTTAACACTCTCCCTTACATGAAGCCTCCTTTGGGCTAAACAAGTTGGGGAATAAAGTAGCTCTTTTGGATTTAATAAATTGAGGAAATAAATTTACAGTGATATTCAAAGACATGACCTTTTGCCAAataaggctctgataccatgttatacaactaattttcctaaaagcttaaacttgtaggatttgggcccatAATGTGTATCTTGTAGTCTaacataatcaaatttaaaaatgaaagctAAAACAGTATATTTGCAGTCTCTGTCTATTTGGATCTGGGCTCTACACCTGAAGGAAAAGGAGTTATATTGCTACCCTTATAAATTTAGATTactaagtattttttttttttcaattttattgatGGTAGAAACCACTTTGAGCCTTAATGCTCATTTTTGGACtgtttgtttcttgtttttgtgtttgttttttgtttcttttatttatttttcatttttaaatttcttttacctTTGTTGACTGTAACTTGCATCAGTCTCATGTGCTTTGGTTCCATCCTTCCAGTGTGTTTTcatatatctatttatttattacctcaaaatttctctctctctctcttttttctttttttttcctaatgatattatttttttcaatatctcCTCGATGGTAAATTTTCCAtattccattttctaattttataattaaattccaaatttgtgGTAGTTTGAGTTTATGTACTacaatttttatcttatatattcaACTTCTTCCTGTAGTGGGTCTAAGATCTTCCCTGCATTTATTGGTTTCCTTAAAAGCAAAGACCCCAGTGATGGGACAGAGCAGGCATTACTGAACGAGGTAGCTTCTTTTGAtgattatataaaagaaaatgtgagtcttctacttaatttattttttcagtgATCTATTTCAGTTTCAATGGTGAGATAAGGCTATCAGTTACTTAATGATAATTGTTGTTGCCTTTAACTTATTTAGCCTCCCATGATTTGAGCAATAATATTGGAAAAATGAAAGTCAGACTTGAGGaatgatattttcaaaatcatgttGTTTAATATTGCAGGGTTTTAGACCAGATTGAATGTTCCTGAATACCATTTTAACTTGCCTTAAAAATTCGTTAACATGACTTTaccaaattaaatttattggaatcatatattttatttttagtttgtaGGCAAAGTTTCAATCAGTGTTGTTTGTGGAAATAAGTACATTTACTTATTCAATGGAGACATTGTACCCAAAGTCACTGCTATTTGTACATATTATTGAAGTCATGTATTTCTGCATTTTTTGGGTCTGAAAATCTGGAGTGGAGTGCATTCTTGTTTACGTTTTTTCTTACTGCAGTGGCCTGGAAGGATATGGGAAATAATACGTGGATAATGATGCTCACCTATGTGTGCATATGAGATCCTTGAAATTTTgctagttatttatttaatctattcttttctaattaggaaaaattaaaGTTGCTCaagcccttgaggcctggctcaagcgACTAGTGTATGGGGTGGAGCTATGCAATGTTCCATGCTCTAGTCCCAGCAGGGACAAAAAATGTTACCTATAACAGAGCTTTGTTCTTGTTTGGTAGCTTGGTAACACCCCTACTTATTTTTACCTCTTGATGTAGGTACATCTAAGATTATGGTCCAATTCTCAATAAGGTAGGTATGAGTCTAGACTCCTCCAAGCCAACTGTTAGCGCTTTTGGAAAGTACACTAGTGCAAAGTTTGGAAATTCTAGCGTTATTGGGTAAAATCTTGAAGACCTATTCAAAAACTTTCCCCTTTGAGTCCCTATACCTCATAAAAAGGACTAGAAAGTCATGTATGGCTGTGTGATCTCAAGGATGCAGCCCTCATGGAGATCCTCCTATTCACAGTCCCTGCAGAATCCACATTGAGGCATGTTGGGAAAGCCTTCAGAAGATGCAGTTCACTCTCTTCAACATCCCTTCAGAAAACTCTGGTGTTAATCTCCACCCAGAAAATTCTGGTGCGCTTGTTCTCtcccaaaaatataatttgatgaCGTCTCTATTCCAAAATCACGTCTTCAGTCTTCAAGAGAAAATCTGGTTCTGCTCAAATCTGATGCGCTGTTCTTCAAGGACAAATTTGGTGGCATTCCCTCTCCTCTCATGGTGCGTGTTGATTCTAGGTAAATCATTCAGATGGCTGCCCTCTTCATGGTGTTGGTTGAATTCCTTTCCTCTCCATTCTTATGCGGGTTGTCTACCCTTTTCAGAAAATCTTGTCCGTGTTCCTCCAAAACCCTCTCAGAAACGTGTATGATACCCCCCTCGAATTCCCAAACTGTGCATGTTTTTCTGGTGTGTCTATTCTCCCCTCTAGAATTTCTGGTGCGTGTGTATTTTAAGTGACAAATCCCATCTTTCCAATGGTCGTTCCCCCTTGTATGGCAGCCCACAATTCCATTAATGACATGATCTCTAAAAGAATTCCCCTCATCCGTGAATCCATTCTCCATTCTCCAATAATAGTCtcccatttttccttctttctcccATCttcccatccaaagtcccattTCAGTTCAAATTCTCCTTTTTATATTCCAAAATACATGTAGTTGGGGACTCTCAATTATTCTCAAGGAGTTCAATTTTCCTTAAACTCCCAATATCCATATCTTCCTTACCAAAACATATCCTTAGAATTTCAAACTTCCCAAAAACGCCTTCCAAGGAGTCTCACTTTCCTTGGACTCCCATGCCATCTTCATATCTTCCGCACCAAAACAAatcctcaaaatttcaaactcccCCAAAACggcttccaaggagagtcccacaTTCCTTatccaatggtaagtttccttgcaaaatcatgaaatttattaaattaaataattgaatgaataaataaataagtaaataaattagaaaaagataaaacaataataaataaataagttaattaaaaaataagaaaaataatataaaaagaaagataacaaataaaaataaacaagtgattgataataacaaaaatagaaataaaaataaataaataaataaaaattgagccacacaagccatgtaaccatgcaagtcatacaagtcacgctaaaaatgtctaatgggccaagtgtgcctaagtgggcctaagtgacctagaTGGGCCTAATGAGTCTTAAGGGGCCTAGGGGTGTCCAAATGGGTCTAAGTAACCTAAATGAGCCTAAGTAaacctagatgggcctaaggtggtacttaatgggccaaatgtgcctaagtgacctaggtagGCCTAATGTGTCTTAATGGGCCTAGGTGGTTTAGGACaatgtctaagtgacctaaagtgATCAAGAcattgtctaagtgacctaaacatgcctaagtgtGCTTTCTTAAAAGTGCActtaaaagctatcctaaagaGGAaggaaaagcctaagtctaaattagggttgcAAAGAGTTacaatggggttagataaatccctcaaccaatgtctccaaggtggctaaagaaaaggtaagtagtatgagtaacaatgggccaccaaggaaccaTTGTGGAGTACTGGAAGTGAACTTagagacatgtgctaaagggacaaattGGAGGGTCTACAATCACATCAGTGATCCCATTCTGAAAATCCCAAACACATTTTTTGAAGGGATGAAAAAGCTCAAAGTTTTAGATCTCACTAATATGAATTTACATCACTCCCTTCATCACTTCGCTGCCTTGCAAATCTTCAAACACTGAGTTTAGATTGGTGCGTATTGGGAGATATAGTTATAATTGCAAAGCTGAAGAAATTAGAATCTCTTAGCCTTATAGGTTCTAATGTTGAACAGTTGCCCAAAGAAATAGGACAACTAATCCATCTAAGGTTGTTGGATTTGAGTAATTGTTCCAAACTTCAAGTAATTCCAACAAATATCATATCAAGCTTGTTAGAGTATGAGTATGGAAAATAGCTTTACAGGATGGGAGGTTGAAGGatccaatgataaaaaaactaatgCTAGCCTTGCTGAGCAAAAATATTTGTCTCACTTGGTCACTTTAGATATAGAAGTACCAGATGCCAAGTTACTGCCAAAAGGCATACTCTTTGAGAACTTgataagatttaaaatatttattggtGATGTCTGGAGTTGTTGTGAAAATTGTGAAACCATAGAATCACTGAAGCTCAATAAGCTCAACACAAGCCTCCATTCCATGGATGGTATTAGTAAATTGTTGAAAAGAGCAAAAGATCTATACTTAAGTGAACTTAGTGGTGCTAATCATGTTCTTTCTGAATTAGATAGGGAAGGTTTTCCAGCATTAAAGCATTTTCATGTTGAAAGCAGTCCAAAAATTCAATATATCATGCATTCAGTGGAACAAGTTCCAGGAAATCCTGTCTTCCCTGCCTTGGAGTCATTGTATCTCACAAAGCTGATTAACTTGCAAGAAGTGTGCCATGGACAACTTCCACCAGGGTCCTTTGGTTACTTGAGAATTGTAAAAGTTGATGATTGTGATGGAATTAAATGTCTTTTTTCAATATCTTTGGCTCGAAGCCTTCCACAACTccaagaaatagaaataaaaagatgCAGGGTTATGGATGTGGTTGAACAATATGGCAAAGAATTAAAAGATGGCAGTGATGTAGCTGATACAATTTTGTTCCCTCAATTACGATCCTTGACATTCCAACATCTACCAAAGCTGCTAAACTTCTGTTCAGAAGTGAAGGCACTGCCTTCCATTTATGTAAGCATGAAAGAATTGAGGTCAACTCAAGTAAAGTCTGAAGGAATTTGTTTGGAGGGTGAACCTGGTACTCACATACTGCTTTCCAACAAACAGGTATTTTATGCTTAATAGTCCTTTCTATGGCATCTTATTTTCCCTTGTCAATTTAGGTAATGTTATTCTTTAAGCAGAAATTCTCAGGATGTGCTAGTCAAGCAATTGGGCCAACAAGCCCCACTTCCACTTCAAGTCCTAAGTGCTATAATCTAGAACCCTTATTCTTACAGCACTTTACCAGCAAAGATATTCACCTTTGATACGAATGATTGTCTATTGTACTAAATTTCAATCTTTTAATGATAGGCAAGGAAAATAATGCTTACCTAATaggtattttataaaatacagaAGATAATACTATTATTTCAGTCTTTGAAGCTCTTCATCAAAGAGTTGTACCTTCATGAAACGCACTTCAATAATATTTGTATGTTTCTCCTTTATATGATCATTCACTGTTAGTATCTTATGCTTCATGCATTATGCATGAGGGGCAGCAGGACAATATGGTGCATATGTTATGGATACATACCTCTGGTTTGCTTAGTCTTTAGATCAAATAGCAATTTGCTTACCATAACAAGTGgcatttgaaattattatagGGAAAGATGCAGAAAATAAtctcaacttattttttatttccattgtccACTTACAAAGTACTTATAAAAAGTTGCTTAGTTCTAGCTCAATTCAATCTTTTTTCATTGATGTTTAATGAGAAAACTGTTGCAATCCTCACAGAGCCTGTGAGGTTTTTGTTGGTGATTTACCCACATACCACTAGTTATGGAGAGGCTTGGTGTAAAATTCTCTTGCCAATTTATTCTGGTTTATCAATGCAATGTTAATGGGGTTACCCAACCCATTCAGGGCTTAGTATAACACGAAGGCAATGTATGTTGGACATCCTGACCCAACTCCGACCTAACATATAACTATGTTAGACCTAACATATAATAATGCTATTCTTTTATATTATGTTCCAtggaaattaattatattttataaaattaatttttttttaattaaaaaatgcaaatgCCTAAAATTATGAGAAATCAGACCTTATATTCAACATTTTAGCAATTATATACATGCATGACAGGACACTGATTCCACTGAGATCTCAATTATCATTAATACATGTTAAATTATGATTACTGACTAAACATATTTATTGCAGTTCTGTTCTTGTCCTTGCAAGTTTGATATATGCAATTACTGCAATATATTACTGTACTGATCCTATCTAAAATTTCCATGTTGTAGGAGATATGGCATTGTCAAATTCCATCTGAGTCCTTCGGCAACCTCCACTCACTACATGTCGAGAATTGTGCATCACTATTGAAATTCTTGCCATCCTTTTTGCTAAGCAGCTTACAGAATTTGGAagtagtaattttaaaaaaccgtGATCTACTAGAAGAAGTATTTGATCTTGAAGGTATAGATGTTAATAATGAACATGTTCGGCTGCTCTCtaagttgaaaaaattaagCTTAATTGGTCTTCCTAAGTTGAGGCATATATGCAACAAGGACAGACCCTAGAGACAACTTGTGCTTCCAAAACCTGAAATGGCTGAATGTGGACAACTGTGGCA
Above is a genomic segment from Vitis riparia cultivar Riparia Gloire de Montpellier isolate 1030 chromosome 14, EGFV_Vit.rip_1.0, whole genome shotgun sequence containing:
- the LOC117930145 gene encoding uncharacterized protein LOC117930145 isoform X5, encoding MSMENSFTGWEVEGSNDKKTNASLAEQKYLSHLVTLDIEVPDAKLLPKGILFENLIRFKIFIGDVWSCCENCETIESLKLNKLNTSLHSMDGISKLLKRAKDLYLSELSGANHVLSELDREGFPALKHFHVESSPKIQYIMHSVEQVPGNPVFPALESLYLTKLINLQEVCHGQLPPGSFGYLRIVKVDDCDGIKCLFSISLARSLPQLQEIEIKRCRVMDVVEQYGKELKDGSDVADTILFPQLRSLTFQHLPKLLNFCSEVKALPSIYVSMKELRSTQVKSEGICLEGEPGTHILLSNKQEIWHCQIPSESFGNLHSLHVENCASLLKFLPSFLLSSLQNLEVVILKNRDLLEEVFDLEGSIS
- the LOC117930145 gene encoding uncharacterized protein LOC117930145 isoform X1, whose product is MSMENSFTGWEVEGSNDKKTNASLAEQKYLSHLVTLDIEVPDAKLLPKGILFENLIRFKIFIGDVWSCCENCETIESLKLNKLNTSLHSMDGISKLLKRAKDLYLSELSGANHVLSELDREGFPALKHFHVESSPKIQYIMHSVEQVPGNPVFPALESLYLTKLINLQEVCHGQLPPGSFGYLRIVKVDDCDGIKCLFSISLARSLPQLQEIEIKRCRVMDVVEQYGKELKDGSDVADTILFPQLRSLTFQHLPKLLNFCSEVKALPSIYVSMKELRSTQVKSEGICLEGEPGTHILLSNKQEIWHCQIPSESFGNLHSLHVENCASLLKFLPSFLLSSLQNLEVVILKNRDLLEEVFDLEGAVHGFLSLNKLSIKLPRLKTKVLSGKKYLKQLRNG
- the LOC117930145 gene encoding uncharacterized protein LOC117930145 isoform X3, encoding MSMENSFTGWEVEGSNDKKTNASLAEQKYLSHLVTLDIEVPDAKLLPKGILFENLIRFKIFIGDVWSCCENCETIESLKLNKLNTSLHSMDGISKLLKRAKDLYLSELSGANHVLSELDREGFPALKHFHVESSPKIQYIMHSVEQVPGNPVFPALESLYLTKLINLQEVCHGQLPPGSFGYLRIVKVDDCDGIKCLFSISLARSLPQLQEIEIKRCRVMDVVEQYGKELKDGSDVADTILFPQLRSLTFQHLPKLLNFCSEVKALPSIYVSMKELRSTQVKSEGICLEGEPGTHILLSNKQEIWHCQIPSESFGNLHSLHVENCASLLKFLPSFLLSSLQNLEVVILKNRDLLEEVFDLEGIDVNNEHVRLLSKLKKLSLIGLPKLRHICNKDRP